From the genome of Mycetocola spongiae, one region includes:
- a CDS encoding response regulator, which produces MSIAVLLVDDHGAIRSGLRLILETHPDLRVVGEAGDGASALAMTRALEPDVVLMDIRMPGRDGIWATARIVAETRSRVLILSTFGLDEPVSAALLAGATGFLQKSVSGPELIAAVLKTARGEAVLSPEVTATVIRGFRALAERPPAPEPPSGLTPREREVLLALGGGLSNAAIARELGISEATVKTHLTAIYAKTGSASRVEAALLGLGLGGVGGR; this is translated from the coding sequence TCCTGGAGACCCATCCGGATCTGCGGGTTGTGGGCGAGGCCGGCGATGGCGCGAGTGCCCTCGCGATGACCCGCGCGCTCGAGCCCGATGTGGTGCTGATGGATATTCGCATGCCCGGGCGCGACGGCATCTGGGCCACCGCCCGGATCGTGGCGGAAACGCGCTCGCGGGTGCTGATCCTGAGCACGTTTGGCCTGGACGAGCCGGTATCCGCCGCGCTGCTGGCGGGCGCTACCGGGTTCCTTCAAAAATCGGTATCCGGGCCCGAGCTGATCGCCGCGGTACTCAAGACCGCGCGCGGCGAGGCCGTGCTCTCCCCCGAGGTCACGGCCACGGTCATCCGCGGCTTCCGGGCCCTGGCCGAGCGTCCCCCGGCCCCCGAGCCACCGAGCGGCCTGACCCCGCGCGAACGCGAGGTGCTCCTCGCGCTGGGCGGCGGGCTCAGCAATGCCGCGATTGCCCGCGAGCTGGGCATCAGCGAGGCCACCGTGAAGACCCATCTCACCGCGATTTATGCCAAGACCGGAAGCGCCAGTCGGGTCGAGGCGGCACTGCTGGGGTTGGGCCTCGGTGGCGTGGGCGGTCGCTAA
- a CDS encoding polysaccharide deacetylase family protein encodes MSRRFTRIFLPILIAIALILGGGVWWFALNSPEGSPATPSASPESSWATRVDAPEPLPEGSIANLDLIQSSTSDQQDQRSVSYVTSSSVPQLSDLIHSFVDAQRAEYDSEAAPAGNSRELNIGWEIASARANNLVERLIGYRYAGGANGIGFSATFHARLDTGEVIPGEDVLSEEGRRTAAEEIRRGLRLGGQLLEADAGTPSASPGATLPAEPPRELFRDTVIEPDGSLIVTLPELVYTPHSEGRPAMRLAADHVDALLSPAGRALRVQAMSGVPFAGLPESPTPEPTRAPAPPAAPVDCAVARCVALTYDDGPGKDTGKLLDELAEAGAPATFFMVGKNAAQKPQTLARAHAEGHEIGGHTWTHPDLRKLSAEQIAGELSDTADAIERAGVPRPTLVRPPYGAINEGVSEVFRQQGAAAIIWNVDTEDWRNHSVEETTRRALDGAKPGAIILMHDIHETSVAAAPGIIAGLRERGFTLVTVSQLLGPTTPGSSYFQRRD; translated from the coding sequence GTGTCCCGCAGATTCACCCGCATATTTCTCCCGATCCTGATCGCGATTGCCCTGATCCTGGGCGGGGGAGTCTGGTGGTTTGCCCTCAATTCCCCGGAGGGATCCCCGGCCACGCCCTCCGCCTCGCCCGAGTCCTCCTGGGCCACCCGGGTCGACGCGCCCGAGCCGCTGCCCGAGGGGTCCATCGCCAATCTTGATTTGATCCAGTCCTCCACCTCGGATCAGCAGGATCAGCGCTCGGTGTCCTATGTCACCAGCAGCAGCGTGCCGCAGCTCTCCGATCTGATCCACTCCTTCGTGGACGCCCAGCGCGCCGAATACGATTCCGAGGCGGCACCCGCGGGTAATTCCCGGGAGCTCAACATCGGTTGGGAGATCGCCTCGGCCCGCGCCAATAACCTGGTGGAGCGCCTGATCGGCTATCGCTATGCGGGCGGCGCCAATGGCATCGGATTCTCCGCCACGTTCCACGCCCGGCTGGACACCGGCGAGGTCATCCCGGGCGAGGACGTGCTGAGCGAGGAGGGCCGCCGGACCGCGGCCGAGGAGATCCGGCGCGGGCTGCGCCTCGGCGGCCAGCTGCTGGAGGCCGACGCGGGCACCCCCTCGGCCTCGCCCGGGGCCACGCTTCCGGCCGAGCCGCCGCGCGAACTCTTCCGCGATACCGTGATCGAACCCGATGGCTCCCTGATCGTGACCCTACCCGAGCTGGTCTATACCCCGCATAGCGAGGGGCGTCCGGCGATGCGCCTGGCCGCGGATCACGTGGACGCCCTGCTCAGCCCCGCGGGCCGCGCGCTGCGCGTACAGGCGATGTCCGGGGTGCCGTTTGCGGGCCTCCCCGAAAGCCCCACGCCCGAGCCCACCCGGGCGCCCGCACCCCCGGCCGCCCCCGTGGACTGCGCCGTGGCCCGCTGCGTGGCGCTCACCTATGACGACGGGCCCGGCAAGGACACCGGCAAGCTCCTGGACGAACTGGCCGAGGCCGGCGCCCCGGCCACGTTTTTTATGGTCGGGAAAAACGCGGCACAAAAACCGCAGACACTCGCCCGGGCCCATGCCGAGGGGCACGAGATCGGCGGCCATACCTGGACCCACCCGGATCTGCGGAAACTCTCCGCGGAACAGATCGCGGGGGAGCTGAGCGATACGGCCGATGCCATCGAGCGCGCGGGTGTACCGCGGCCCACGCTGGTGCGCCCGCCCTATGGGGCGATTAACGAGGGTGTCTCCGAGGTTTTCCGGCAGCAGGGTGCCGCGGCGATTATCTGGAACGTGGATACCGAGGACTGGCGCAATCACAGCGTGGAGGAGACCACGCGGCGCGCGCTGGACGGCGCCAAGCCCGGCGCGATCATCCTGATGCACGATATCCACGAGACCAGCGTGGCCGCGGCCCCCGGGATCATCGCCGGGTTACGCGAGCGCGGCTTCACCCTCGTCACGGTCTCCCAGCTGCTCGGGCCCACCACGCCCGGCAGCAGCTATTTCCAGCGCCGCGATTAG
- a CDS encoding MFS transporter, with amino-acid sequence MVSSDTRALWAGRTLALLGIIFAAATLRSAVASLSPIIDLVTREVPLSSLVIGILGSMPPVCFAALAVMTPAVVRRFRLEPTMVGVLALIAAGLIVRSAAPNSGIILLGTALACAGLGAGNVLMPALVKKYFPDRVGLVTTIYVTTISFSTFLPPLLAVPVAEGLGWRVSLGGWALVAIMAMVPWLALLGNARRGPAAEIEEPEAALEHRLIRSPMTWAVTVIFATSSINAYSMFAWLPTIARDLAGMDPHEGGTLLAVFGFMGLPAALLVPMLAVRLRSVAPMVWLGGLCIIIGYTGMLFLPSVPMLVWVIIVGSGPLLFPLALTLINKRTRTHVGAIALSGFVQGPGYIVAAPGPILVGLLHEGTGGWTVPLLGLALTGVIVIVAGAVASRPVFIEDGA; translated from the coding sequence GTGGTTTCCTCGGATACCCGCGCCCTGTGGGCCGGGCGCACACTCGCGCTCCTCGGCATTATTTTTGCCGCGGCCACGCTGCGCTCCGCCGTGGCCTCGCTCTCTCCCATCATCGATCTGGTGACCCGGGAGGTGCCGTTATCCTCGCTGGTGATTGGCATCCTCGGCTCGATGCCTCCCGTGTGTTTTGCCGCCCTCGCGGTCATGACCCCCGCGGTGGTGCGCCGCTTCCGGCTGGAGCCCACGATGGTGGGTGTGCTGGCGCTGATCGCCGCGGGCCTGATCGTGCGCTCGGCCGCCCCAAACTCGGGCATCATCCTGCTGGGTACCGCGCTGGCCTGTGCCGGGCTGGGCGCGGGCAATGTGTTGATGCCCGCGCTGGTGAAAAAATACTTCCCGGACCGGGTGGGTCTGGTCACCACGATCTATGTCACTACAATTTCGTTTTCGACGTTTTTGCCGCCGCTGCTCGCGGTGCCCGTGGCCGAGGGCCTGGGCTGGCGGGTCTCGCTCGGCGGCTGGGCGCTCGTGGCGATCATGGCGATGGTGCCGTGGCTTGCGCTGCTGGGCAATGCCCGGCGCGGACCGGCGGCGGAGATCGAGGAGCCCGAGGCGGCGCTGGAGCATCGGCTGATCCGCTCGCCGATGACCTGGGCCGTGACCGTGATCTTTGCGACATCCTCGATTAACGCCTATTCGATGTTCGCCTGGCTGCCCACGATTGCGCGCGATCTCGCCGGGATGGACCCGCACGAGGGTGGCACGCTGCTCGCGGTATTTGGCTTCATGGGGCTGCCCGCGGCGCTCCTGGTGCCGATGCTTGCGGTGCGGCTGCGCTCGGTGGCCCCGATGGTCTGGCTGGGCGGGCTGTGTATCATCATCGGCTATACCGGGATGCTGTTTTTGCCCTCCGTGCCGATGCTGGTCTGGGTGATCATCGTGGGCAGCGGGCCGCTGCTCTTCCCGCTCGCGCTTACGCTGATTAATAAGCGCACCCGCACCCATGTGGGCGCGATTGCCCTGAGCGGTTTTGTGCAGGGGCCCGGCTATATCGTGGCCGCGCCCGGCCCGATCCTGGTGGGTCTGCTGCACGAGGGCACCGGGGGCTGGACCGTGCCGCTGCTGGGGCTCGCCCTCACCGGTGTGATCGTGATCGTGGCGGGGGCCGTGGCCTCGCGCCCGGTGTTTATCGAGGACGGCGCCTAG
- a CDS encoding bifunctional riboflavin kinase/FAD synthetase, translating into MIVFTDVEQIPLDFGASAVTIGKFDGVHAGHRAVISGLRAIADARGLRSVVVTFDRHPLETLAPGKAPLALVGTRQKLDLLEETGVDAVLVLTFDRLMAALEPETFVRAILCNTLDAKVVLVGEDFRYGRGGAGSVATLTEQGKAEGFDVIAIDDVVPRENRRLSSTWIRELLSEGRVDLASVLLGHYPSMRGIVVHGAKRGRELGFPTANLSPESTGYIPADGIYAGWLRHGENRYRAAISVGNNPTFEGVPQKQVEAFLPGQDIDLYDAEVELDFVERVRGMVAYEGVGPLIAQMHRDVDAVNEILDAKNPAA; encoded by the coding sequence ATGATTGTCTTCACCGATGTTGAGCAGATTCCGCTCGACTTTGGTGCCTCCGCCGTTACCATCGGCAAATTTGATGGTGTGCATGCCGGCCATCGCGCCGTGATCTCGGGCCTGCGGGCCATCGCCGATGCGCGCGGGCTGCGCTCGGTCGTGGTGACCTTCGACCGGCATCCGCTCGAAACGCTCGCCCCGGGCAAGGCCCCGCTGGCGCTTGTGGGCACCCGGCAGAAGCTGGACCTGCTGGAGGAGACCGGGGTGGATGCCGTGCTGGTCCTCACCTTCGATCGCCTGATGGCGGCCCTGGAACCCGAGACCTTTGTGCGCGCCATCCTGTGCAATACCCTCGACGCCAAGGTGGTGCTGGTGGGCGAGGACTTCCGCTATGGCCGCGGCGGCGCGGGCAGCGTGGCCACGCTCACCGAGCAGGGCAAGGCGGAGGGCTTTGACGTGATCGCGATCGACGATGTGGTGCCGCGCGAAAACCGCCGCCTATCCTCCACCTGGATCCGCGAACTGCTCTCCGAGGGCCGCGTGGACCTGGCCTCGGTGCTGCTGGGACACTATCCCAGCATGCGCGGAATCGTGGTGCACGGCGCCAAGCGCGGCCGCGAACTGGGCTTTCCCACCGCCAATCTCTCGCCCGAGTCCACGGGGTATATCCCCGCCGATGGCATCTATGCTGGCTGGCTGCGACACGGCGAGAACCGCTATCGTGCGGCGATCTCGGTGGGGAATAACCCCACCTTTGAGGGCGTGCCACAAAAGCAGGTTGAGGCCTTCCTCCCGGGGCAGGATATTGACCTCTACGATGCCGAGGTGGAACTGGACTTTGTGGAGCGGGTGCGCGGCATGGTCGCCTATGAGGGCGTGGGGCCGCTGATCGCGCAGATGCACCGCGATGTGGACGCCGTGAACGAGATTCTCGACGCCAAGAATCCCGCGGCCTAG
- the truB gene encoding tRNA pseudouridine(55) synthase TruB has translation MSSGIVLVDKPGGMTSHDVVARTRRLAGTRKVGHAGTLDPMATGLLILGLNSATRLLTYVVGLDKEYTATIVLGADTTTDDAEGETLTVASPAAISAVTEAAIAAGITALSGDILQVPSSVSAIKVNGERAYARVRAGETVELKSRPVTISAFEVLETRRGEDRIELDVRVECSTGTYIRALARDLGAGLGVGGHLSALRRTRIGPFMVGDAASLEDLAPAQQLIASASAAAMLFPTVTLDAQRAVDLGHGKRIGLEGFPETSGPIAALAPGGRLIGLVSAGSTTARCIVNFPTDAAAEDSPEGPAQS, from the coding sequence ATGAGTTCAGGAATCGTCCTGGTGGATAAACCGGGCGGAATGACAAGTCATGATGTGGTGGCGCGCACCCGCCGCCTGGCCGGTACCCGCAAGGTGGGCCATGCCGGCACCCTCGACCCGATGGCCACGGGCCTGCTGATTCTTGGGCTGAACTCCGCCACGCGCCTCCTCACCTATGTGGTGGGCCTGGATAAGGAGTACACGGCCACGATTGTGCTTGGCGCCGATACCACCACCGATGACGCCGAGGGTGAGACCCTCACCGTGGCCTCTCCCGCCGCGATTTCAGCGGTCACCGAGGCCGCGATTGCCGCGGGCATCACCGCCCTCAGCGGCGATATTTTGCAGGTTCCCAGCTCGGTCAGCGCGATTAAGGTCAACGGCGAACGCGCCTATGCCCGGGTGCGTGCGGGCGAGACCGTGGAACTGAAATCCCGCCCGGTCACAATCTCCGCCTTTGAGGTCCTGGAGACGCGCCGCGGCGAGGACCGGATCGAACTCGATGTGCGCGTGGAATGCTCCACCGGAACCTATATTCGTGCCCTCGCGCGCGATCTGGGTGCGGGCCTGGGCGTGGGCGGGCATCTCAGCGCGCTGCGGCGCACGCGGATCGGGCCGTTTATGGTGGGCGATGCCGCGAGCCTTGAGGACCTGGCCCCCGCGCAACAGCTGATCGCCTCGGCCTCGGCCGCCGCGATGCTTTTCCCCACGGTCACCCTCGACGCCCAGCGCGCGGTGGACCTGGGCCACGGCAAAAGGATCGGCCTGGAGGGTTTCCCCGAGACCTCGGGCCCGATCGCCGCGCTGGCCCCCGGGGGACGCCTGATTGGGCTGGTCTCGGCCGGCTCCACAACCGCCCGCTGCATCGTGAACTTCCCCACCGATGCCGCGGCCGAGGACAGCCCGGAAGGACCCGCGCAGTCGTGA